The DNA region TATGGAAATTTAATTCGCGGAAACTTTCCGCGAATTAAATCCTTTTCCTTACTCCACCCGTTTTTTATAACTCTCAATCCTTTAAACTCTTATCTCAACTTGCTTTCGGCTTATCTTAGTGCCATTCCAGTATAAAGCTTTGCCCAATATGACAAACCAGTAATTGAATTTTGCTGATGGATAGTCTCAATCTCTGGCGAATAATCTTGCAGAATTTTGCTAGCTAACTCCGCTTCTCCATTCACTGCTAAAAGTCTAAGGCTATGATAAAGCCAACGTTTCTGGGTTTCTTGAGTTGCTTTTAGCCTAGAAATAATTGCTCTTAAATGTCTCTCTAGCAAACATGGACGCTCCACCCAAGCATAGGGCTGATTGTGCGATTCGTCTGGGCGATAGTCTAACGCCATCACCGTTTTAGCAATTAACTCATGGACTGGAGTAAAACCTTCATAACCGCCATAGGTTGTTCTATCAATAAGCCCGTCCAACCCTGACACAATAAACCTTTCCGAACAATTAGAGTCTGGCAAACAAAAACGCAAAATTTCAAAAGGCATGATGATGCCGTACTGAAAGAAACTACACAGTACCCCAAAAGCTTGGTAGAGAGGTTGTCGATCTGAGTGTGGCAAATTTTTGACAATATCCTGTAATACCAGATGAAATGGCTTACCCTGCGACAACTGCAACATCAGAACTAACATAATTGGCGAGTCCATTAGTTGCTGACGCTCTGCGGTTGATTTTCCTGCCAAATGAGTTTGTACCTCTGGCAACGCCAAAATCCGCTCCTTCTCTACCGCACTAGGCTTTGCTAAATTTAAACAAACCGCCTCATATTCCAATCCCTCCAACTCGTAGTGACGATCTTCATTCTGGCGCGTTGTTCCAATTAGAGTTAAAGGAAATAAAAACTCATTCTGTTGCAACTCCTCCAAAAACAAGTCATCCCGAAACAAATCATCAGCAATTACATAAAAATGCTCCCCATCCGACTCCTCAAAAAACTCCCGCAACTGCTCCAGCCAGCCCACTTGGTTTTGGCTCTTCTTATGAAATACTCGCTTATCTTGACAAAACAACTCATAGGCTAACCACCGTAACAACGCCGTCTTACCCGCCCCTGGTTCACCCCGAATCAACATCAATGAAATGCCATAATCCTCAGAGAGTTGTAGCGCTTTCTCCAATGCTTCTCCCTGCTGGTCACGCTCCACATAATTTTTCTGAAACAACATTGACCAATTTGCTGCCCGTAACTTCAGAATCTGGGTGCGAGCTTGCTTATTAGCCACCTTCGTCGCAACCTCCTCAAAAAAAGCATCATCTAAAATCTCATAATCTGAATGCAGCTTCGCGATCGCATTTTGTAATTGATCCGAGCAATCCGCCTCAATCTTCCCTGTCGATGGATAAGTTACTAACGTAATCTCACCACCTGATTTTAAAACAACAGGCTCTTGTCCCGATCCTCTCAGTTCTTCATCAATTACCTGATTTAGTTGCGCTGTCCGCACCTTACCATCAGCACTGGGCGAGTTCAAAGCCTTAATCACCGCAGCAGTAAATAAACTGTAATCCTCACCCTCATAGGCTTTCTCATGGCTGCGGCAAGCCGTTGCTAAAAAGTAGTTGCGATCACCAGAGCGAAAAGTACCAAGAGCGCTAGAAATTTGACTTTTCTCTAACAAGCTTCCACTATGGCAGCAATCAAGCAAAACCACCAAGCTGCTAAAATCTGCATTTAAAATTAAGCCATTCAAACCCTCTAAGCCAATTCCAGTAGATGCCACATTCTCGGATTTACAATCTGAGGTGACTAGATAGCCTTTCTTCTGCCCAAGATTATCAACTACTTGAGCGCCATGACCACTGAAATAGATTAGCGCCTCATTACTCCCCACCTTCGCAAAAAAATCAATAATTGCATTTCCTAAATCCGTGCCTTTGAGATCAGCCTCTACCACCTCATAGCTTTGTTTTTCGCCATTCCACTGATAAGGTAGGCGAGTAACCTAAACAAAGTCCCCATGTGCTTTTAATATTTGCGCGATCGCCTCTGCATCTTCGACGGGCTTCTCTAAACTACCAAACCCCGATCCACCATATTTTTGGATGCCAATCACAAGTGCGTATCTGGTCATGCGATCCCAACTATGGAAAGAAAAACTAACCTACTTAAAATAAGTATATCTACAAAGATTAGCTGAGTATAATAATTATGGCTATTTCCTAAAAACTGCTATTTTCTCTTAAATTTCAAATATTACACGGTGTCACAATGTCTGAACTCCAACGTCTCTTAATCGAAGAAAATGGTAGAACCGTTGAGATATTTGTTGAAGCTCCAACTGTTCCTGCAATTCCTAATTCTACCAACACAGGTAAACGCCCTGGAGAAAAAGGCGCAACCGATGAAGTTTTACTCAAAATGTCTGAAGTTCAAGCCAAAATTCAAACCTATGCCAATTTTGCCATCGGCGCATTTCAACATCTCGGTTCCGCCGAAGTCGAAGAAATCACCCTCAAATTCGGCATCAAACTTGGTGGCAAAACTGGCATCATTTTTACTGAAGGCTCCGCAGAAGGCAGTATGGAAATATCTGTAAAATGCAAATTCCCCACACCTGCTGTTAGAAAGGACACAGATCCTATTAAAAAGGAGTAGTGATCCGGAAGTAGTGAAAGAGATAAAAGCTATGAACCTATCCTACTAATATAAAAGTATCGTGTAAAGCTAAAAACATTAAAACGTGGCAGACCGCGTAAACGTCTCAAGGTGTTGGCTGCTGATAAAGGTTATGACTCCAAAGAAAAACGTGCCGCCTTACGCAAACGACGTATTCGCCCCCAATGGCCAAAACGAGTTTAGAAAACCAGGAAAAACAGAGGAAGACCCATTAAAATTTCTGTGACTAGATTTCAGCAGGAGCGGTGTTTCGCTTGGTATCAACGCAAATACCGTCGTCTAGTCGTTAAATGGGAGCGTCGAAAGGTTTATTTTGACGCATTTATTGACCTGGCTACCATCCACATCTGGATTCACAAAATATGATTAGTGGGATAGGTTCATAGTTCTTGAGTTACGACAATAATATGATTGAGGTTACAGAAGAGCGGCAAAACATATCAGCTTGTGTACAGGTTTTCGCTGGTTTACGGTTTGAAAAAAGTTTGATTACCCACAAAATCACAGAACGTAGCCAAGCGATCGCCTGACCTCACACTACTCAACTACAATAGAAATATAATTTGTTGAGATTTGTATAGTTAGGGGTTAAGCTGTCATGGCTCCCGCCGTTTTAATTGAAAATCTGCAAAAGAGCTACGGCGCAGTAGTTGCTGTCAAAGATGTATCCTTTCAGGTAGAACCAGGAGAAATCTTTGGTTTACTCGGCCCTAACGGGGCTGGGAAAACTACGACTCTGCGCGCCTTATGTACTCTGACTACACCGGATGCTGGCAAAATCGCCGTATCTGGGATCTCCGTGATCGATAACCCCAGAATCGCCCGACAAAAGCTGGGCTATGTGGCGCAAGAAGTTGCATTAGATAAGGTACTGACTGGTAAAGAATTACTGCAACTCCAAGCAGCGCTTTATCATATCCCCCGTGCTGTAGCCAAACAGCGTATTGATATGGTATTGGATTTGCTCGGTTTACAGGAATACGCTAATAAAAAAACCGGAACCTATTCAGGCGGGTTACGCAAGCGCCTTGACTTGGCGGCTGGTTTGCTCCACGCACCAGATGTTTTGGTGTTGGATGAGCCGACTGTGGGACTTGACATAGATAGCCGTTTTGTGGTATGGGATTTCCTGCGGCAGCTACGCGCCTCTGGCACCACAGTACTGATCACCAGCCATTATTTAGAAGAAATTGATGCCCTCGCCGATCGCGTGGCAATTATTGACCGTGGTGTAGTAATTGCATCTGGGACACCTTCGCAATTAAAAGATCAAGTTGGGGGCGATCGCATAACTTTGCGAATCCGCGAATTTTCCCCCATTGAGGAAGCCGAAAAAGCCAAACACCTCTTGCAAGATTTACCCTTTGTGCAAGAAGTAATTATTAACAGCGCTCAAGGTAATTCCCTCAATTTGGTGGTGACACCTCAAACTGATGCCTTAATGACTATACAGCAATCCCTAAACACCGTCGGCTTGCCCACCTTTGGCATTGCCCAATCTCGCCCCAGCCTCGATGACGTTTACCTCGCCGCCACCGGACGCACCTTGCTGGATGCAGAACTCGCCGCAGTTAGCACCCGCGATCCCAAAGCCGAAAAAAAGCAAAACATGAGGTAAACGCTTCCAAACCTGATAACTGTCAACTGATAACTGATTATGAGTGTTACCCCTAAATCTGAAATGAATTGGCAGCAACTAGCATCGCCACAAGTTGATGTGAATGCTGCCCCCAATTTTTTTGGTGAATTATTACAAGAGACGTTGGCTTTAACTCGTCGCTTGTTTATTCAATTACAACGCCGTCCCTCAACCTTAGTCGCCGGAATTATTCAGCCGGTAATGTGGTTAGTGCTATTTGGGGCTTTATTCCAAAATGCTCCCAAAGGTTTGTTTGGAACTACTGGAAACTACGGACAATTTCTGGCTGCTGGTATAATTGTTTTTACAGCTTTTGCTGGGGCTTTGAATGCCGGTTTACCTGTGATGTTTGACCGGGAGTTCGGCTTTTTAAATCGTTTGCTGGTAGCACCTTTAGCATCGCGGTTTTCCATTGTCTTCGCTTCCGCCATCTTTATTATTAGTCAAAGTCTGTTGCAAGCAGCCGTGATTGTGGCAGCAGCAGCCTTTCTAGGAGCGGGGCTACCGGATGTAGCAGGTTTAGGTGCGATCGCCTTAATTGTCTTTCTACTGGCATTAGGCGTAACTGCCATTTCCCTCGGTTTGGCTTTTGCTTTACCAGGTCACATTGAATTAATTGCCGTAATTTTTGTTACTAACCTGCCTCTGCTATTTGCAAGTACCGCCTTGGCTCCTTTATCCTTCATGCCTCAGTGGCTGCAAGTTGTCGCTACACTCAATCCTCTCAGCTTTGCCATTGAACCAATACGCTATCTTTATCTTCACAGCGATTGGGGACTAGATAGTGTAGTGATGACAGCGCCTTGGGGTAATGTTACCTTTGGTGGAGCGCTGCTGGTGTTGTTTGGCTTTGCCCTTGTAGCTTTATTGAGCATTCAACCCCGACTGCGGCGGACTCTGGCGTAAGATCACAACTGGATTCGTTACAGCAATTTAAGGGTTAAAACTCTATGAAAAAACCATTTTTATCAGTTACTAAACTTTCACTGCTAACTGTGGCAGGAATTGGCTTTGCTTCGTTGTTCATTGCTCAACCAAGTTTGGCTCAATTAAACTCAGTTGATCGTGGTACAAACCAGAATAGCGATCAATTTGCCCCCCCAAACTCAGGTGATTTCAATATGTTTGATATGATTCATCGGGCAAATCTGGGGAATATCAACTGGGATGCTAATCAGCAAAAAGAACAACTAGACTCAACCGCAGCAGACTTTAGAGCTAGGCAACGTGAGGCTTTTGAAAAACAGCAACAGTCCAATACAGATTCACCATCGAGTTCACCTGCAAAAATTCAATTGCCGTAGATTTGATCCCAAAACCTCAACCCCGAACTTCAGAATCAGTTGGAGTTGAGGTCAATTCAAAATCTAAAAACTACAGACCAAGTGCAGCTAAAATATCACTGGCATGAGTAGTGGTATTGACATTAGCGTCAACATGAATGATTTTGCCGTTAGGGTCAATTACGTAAGTGACACGCTTGGCATAACCACCGCCATCGACATCATAAGCTTTGATTAAACTTTTGTCGGTGTCAGCTAACAGAGGAAAGTTCAGATTATATTTTTCGGTGAACGCATGATGAGCATCTTCATCATCGGCGCTAACTCCCAGCACTACTACATCTTTACCTGAATATTGTGATTGGGCATCCCGAAAGCTACAAGCTTGTTTGGTGCAGCCTGGAGTGTCATCTTTGGGATAAAAATACAAAACAACTGTCTTTCCAGCGAAACTAGATAACGAAATGGGGTTGCCGTTAGTATCTTTGACGGTAAATGCAGGTGCATCTGTACCAACTGCTAGAGGCATAATGAACCTTTCCTGTTTTAAATTGATGACTTTGAGATTTTACAATAATTTACAATATTTAAATGATTTACTAGAGAAAGTATTACCTGGGGAGTAGGGAGATAAGAGGCAGGGGTGCAGGGAGCAGGGTGCAGGGGGGCAAAGAATTTTGGATTTTGGAGAAAGCGTTAGCGAAGCTTACGCAGCGCAGCGAGTATTTTAGATTGCAGTCTAATCCAAAATCTAAAATCTAAAATTGATTGACCAATGACCAATATCTAATGACAAAAATGCCTACTATTCATTTACCAAAACGGAAAACGTTTTTCTATACTCGTAACACAGAAGAAAGAGCGAAGCGATCGCTGATCTGTTCTCCCTTCAATATTGTTTTGTTTGAAGGAATGCGTCAGCAGAGTGTACCATTAGGTGCGATCGCAATGGAAAATGGTGTCAAGCATGGCTATACCCAACGCCCTTTATCAGAATTGGCGTGCGATAATGCTTTGGGCTGGCTAATCCAAGTCGGTGTTTTGCGGCGAGAAGTCGATGGTCAAGGAATTACCGATGCTTTTCGCCTCACTCCTCTAGGTCATCAGTTGGTGGAACAACTCCAGGATAAATGGCCTAGTCCCTCGTGGAGCGATCGCCTTTATAACACTGTCATTTACTGGTTTAGAATCCCTTTTTAGGATAGAAAACTCAAAATTTAGGATTAAATGCGTCTACGTTATTTCTTTGCATAACCTACCCCATTGTCAAACGCTATATTATCGTTCAACCTGATTTTGAAAAATTTATCCTGAC from Nodularia sp. LEGE 06071 includes:
- a CDS encoding Npun_F0494 family protein translates to MPTIHLPKRKTFFYTRNTEERAKRSLICSPFNIVLFEGMRQQSVPLGAIAMENGVKHGYTQRPLSELACDNALGWLIQVGVLRREVDGQGITDAFRLTPLGHQLVEQLQDKWPSPSWSDRLYNTVIYWFRIPF
- a CDS encoding peroxiredoxin; translation: MPLAVGTDAPAFTVKDTNGNPISLSSFAGKTVVLYFYPKDDTPGCTKQACSFRDAQSQYSGKDVVVLGVSADDEDAHHAFTEKYNLNFPLLADTDKSLIKAYDVDGGGYAKRVTYVIDPNGKIIHVDANVNTTTHASDILAALGL
- a CDS encoding ABC transporter permease, giving the protein MSVTPKSEMNWQQLASPQVDVNAAPNFFGELLQETLALTRRLFIQLQRRPSTLVAGIIQPVMWLVLFGALFQNAPKGLFGTTGNYGQFLAAGIIVFTAFAGALNAGLPVMFDREFGFLNRLLVAPLASRFSIVFASAIFIISQSLLQAAVIVAAAAFLGAGLPDVAGLGAIALIVFLLALGVTAISLGLAFALPGHIELIAVIFVTNLPLLFASTALAPLSFMPQWLQVVATLNPLSFAIEPIRYLYLHSDWGLDSVVMTAPWGNVTFGGALLVLFGFALVALLSIQPRLRRTLA
- a CDS encoding caspase family protein, with amino-acid sequence MTRYALVIGIQKYGGSGFGSLEKPVEDAEAIAQILKAHGDFV
- a CDS encoding CU044_2847 family protein, with amino-acid sequence MSELQRLLIEENGRTVEIFVEAPTVPAIPNSTNTGKRPGEKGATDEVLLKMSEVQAKIQTYANFAIGAFQHLGSAEVEEITLKFGIKLGGKTGIIFTEGSAEGSMEISVKCKFPTPAVRKDTDPIKKE
- a CDS encoding caspase family protein, with amino-acid sequence MVEADLKGTDLGNAIIDFFAKVGSNEALIYFSGHGAQVVDNLGQKKGYLVTSDCKSENVASTGIGLEGLNGLILNADFSSLVVLLDCCHSGSLLEKSQISSALGTFRSGDRNYFLATACRSHEKAYEGEDYSLFTAAVIKALNSPSADGKVRTAQLNQVIDEELRGSGQEPVVLKSGGEITLVTYPSTGKIEADCSDQLQNAIAKLHSDYEILDDAFFEEVATKVANKQARTQILKLRAANWSMLFQKNYVERDQQGEALEKALQLSEDYGISLMLIRGEPGAGKTALLRWLAYELFCQDKRVFHKKSQNQVGWLEQLREFFEESDGEHFYVIADDLFRDDLFLEELQQNEFLFPLTLIGTTRQNEDRHYELEGLEYEAVCLNLAKPSAVEKERILALPEVQTHLAGKSTAERQQLMDSPIMLVLMLQLSQGKPFHLVLQDIVKNLPHSDRQPLYQAFGVLCSFFQYGIIMPFEILRFCLPDSNCSERFIVSGLDGLIDRTTYGGYEGFTPVHELIAKTVMALDYRPDESHNQPYAWVERPCLLERHLRAIISRLKATQETQKRWLYHSLRLLAVNGEAELASKILQDYSPEIETIHQQNSITGLSYWAKLYTGMALR
- a CDS encoding ABC transporter ATP-binding protein, coding for MAPAVLIENLQKSYGAVVAVKDVSFQVEPGEIFGLLGPNGAGKTTTLRALCTLTTPDAGKIAVSGISVIDNPRIARQKLGYVAQEVALDKVLTGKELLQLQAALYHIPRAVAKQRIDMVLDLLGLQEYANKKTGTYSGGLRKRLDLAAGLLHAPDVLVLDEPTVGLDIDSRFVVWDFLRQLRASGTTVLITSHYLEEIDALADRVAIIDRGVVIASGTPSQLKDQVGGDRITLRIREFSPIEEAEKAKHLLQDLPFVQEVIINSAQGNSLNLVVTPQTDALMTIQQSLNTVGLPTFGIAQSRPSLDDVYLAATGRTLLDAELAAVSTRDPKAEKKQNMR